The Chaetodon auriga isolate fChaAug3 chromosome 22, fChaAug3.hap1, whole genome shotgun sequence genome contains a region encoding:
- the cep83 gene encoding centrosomal protein of 83 kDa isoform X1, protein MQRCSCRGEMTSSALGQSANLVPNLEPGMGKSAAMLGLSAGLGGAEMELQKMLIDERMKCENHRTNYQTLKAEHASLQDEFTRAQGELRRLLSDKQAQQEKMQLLLAELRGELLDKTRELEELRLQVMTPQRLELLRAQVQQEMEAPVRERFNKLEEETEKYRSEYNKLRYDCTFLKSQLDHQREEHARILEERSIRYEAEISRLEKDREDLMAQYQSSDPLRDGKRVEVLLREKAQLHLRLKGLETEVAELRAQKENSGQQAENVQRIQIRQLTESQAALKSLEAERQSLRLQLERMESELHLSHEQNSQLTGRLHKAEREVNSLTCQIESLKHSHKLEVASVKLECTRSKGEVERERDTLQGQIDGLQADVEVLKAAVERHKEVLVEKEREIVRKVQSAREEEFRKTAVLHEEKLELENRLAALEQQRALQDAADHAQKEEWEERLRNTQHGEESARRELQNLRTKLQQQSSQLEELERQKADIADLQKQNQELGVQLGTLSHSESDLMETNQRLRETLDRVREELRTARAQAERSQHEAERLVEDRQVEWLEEKHKLQERDAELQQKYSQVKEKLQRAAVAQKKRKTQTENREKRLQDKIQLLEAKIEELQLEAAAAKKRSSFSEEQAQLSRRLKELQRRHNEFRRLLLGGQGPYSVGPAFLASSPTPFLLLGSEGPLSNIPEEQHQRELSLLRRRLEDLESAQQQQLEELGSLVQRDRDLTPQPDL, encoded by the exons ATGCAG CGCTGCTCCTGCAGAGGTGAGATGACCTCCTCCGCCCTCGGCCAGTCGGCCAATCTCGTCCCAAACCTGGAGCCTGGGATGGGgaagtctgcagccatgctgggGTTGTCCGCTGGGTTGGGGGGAGCAGAGATGGAGCTACAGAAGATGCTCATCGATGAGAGGATGAAGTGTGAAAACCACAGGACCAACTACCAGACACTGAAGGCTGAACACGCAAG cttgcAGGATGAATTCACCCGGGCTCAGGGTGAACTGAGACGCCTTCTGAGTGACAAACAGGCTCAGCAGGAGaaaatgcagctgctgctggctgagctCCGAGGAGAGCTGCTGGACAAAAccagggagctggaggagcttcGGCTGCAG GTGATGACCCCTCAGCGGCTTGAGCTGCTCAGAGCTCAGGTGCAACAGGAGATGGAGGCTCCAGTCAGAGAGAGGTTCAATAAACTGGAGGAG GAGACTGAGAAGTACAGGTCTGAGTACAACAAGCTGCGGTATGACTGCACCTTTCTCAAGTCTCAGCTGGACCACCAGAGGGAAGAACATGCTCGTAtactggaggagaggagcattCGCTATGAGGCAGAG ATTTCTCGTCTGGAGAAGGACAGGGAGGACCTGATGGCTCAGTACCAGAGTTCAGACCCACTGCGTGATGGGAAACGAGTGGAGGTTCTGCTGAGGGAGAAAGCCCAGCTCCACCTGCGGCTAAAGGGCCTGGAGACAGAGGTGGCTGAGCTTCGTGCCCAGAAAGAGAACTCGGGCCAGCAGGCCGAGAACGTCCAACGCATCCAAATCAGACAGCTAACAGAGTCTCAGGCTGCTTTGAAGTCTCTGGAG GCAGAGCGTCAGTCGCTGCGCCTGCAGCTGGAGCGGATGGAGAGCGAGCTTCATCTGAGCCATGAGCAGAACAGCCAGCTCACCGGGCGCCTGCACAAAGCTGAGAGAGAAGTTAATTCCCTCACCTGCCAG ATTGAAAGCCTGAAGCATTCACATAAACTAGAGGTGGCCAGCGTCAAACTGGAGTGTACCCGCTCTaaaggagaggtggagagggagagagacacactgcAGGGGCAGATTGACG GTCTGCAGGCGGATGTCGAGGTGTTGAAGGCTGCAGTGGAGCGACACAAGGAAGTCCTGGTGGAGAAGGAGCGGGAGATTGTCAGGAAGGTGCAGTCAGCCCGTGAAGAGGAGTTCCGCAAAACTGCAGTGTTGCATGAGGAAAA GTTGGAGTTGGAGAACCGTCTCGCTGCTCTGGAACAGCAGAGAGCGCTGCAGGACGCTGCAGACCACGCCCAgaaggaggagtgggaggagcgACTTCGCAACACCCAACATGGAGAGGAGTCAGCCCGCAGAGAGCTGCAGAACCTGAG AACTAAACTACAGCAGCAAAGCTCCCAGCTTGAGGAGcttgagagacagaaagcagacattGCCGACCTGCAGAAG CAGAACCAGGAACTGGGTGTCCAGCTGGGGACGCTGTCTCACTCTGAAAGCGACCTGATGGAGACCAACCAGCGACTGAGGGAAACTCTGGACAGAGTCAGGGAGGAGCTGAGGACAGCCCGAGCCCAGGCTGAGAGGAGCCAACACGAGGCCGAGAG GCTGGTGGAGGACCGGCAGGTGGAGTGGTTGGAGGAGAAGCACAAGCTGCAGGAGCGAgacgctgagctgcagcagaaatacTCTCAGGTCAAAGAGAAACTGCAGAGGGCAGCGGTGGCCCAGAAGAAG aggaaaacacagacagagaacagagagaagagactgCAGGATAAgatccagctgctggaggccaaGATTGAGGAACTGCAactggaagctgctgcagcaaagaa ACGTTCATCCTTCTCAGAGGAGCAAGCTCAACTCAGCAGAcggctgaaggagctgcagcgaCGACACAACGAGTTTCGACGCCTCCTCTTGGGCGGCCAGGGTCCCTACAGCGTCGGCCCCGCCTTCCTGGCCTCCTCACCCACGCCGTTCCTCCTCCTCGGGTCTGAGGGACCGTTGTCCAACATACCG gaggagcagcatcaGAGGGAGCTGTCTCTGCTTCGTCGCAGGCTGGAGGACCTGGAAAgcgcccagcagcagcagctggaggaacTGGGATCTCTGGTGCAGCGGGACCGGGACCTCACACCCCAGCCTGACCTCTAG
- the cep83 gene encoding centrosomal protein of 83 kDa isoform X2 has product MTSSALGQSANLVPNLEPGMGKSAAMLGLSAGLGGAEMELQKMLIDERMKCENHRTNYQTLKAEHASLQDEFTRAQGELRRLLSDKQAQQEKMQLLLAELRGELLDKTRELEELRLQVMTPQRLELLRAQVQQEMEAPVRERFNKLEEETEKYRSEYNKLRYDCTFLKSQLDHQREEHARILEERSIRYEAEISRLEKDREDLMAQYQSSDPLRDGKRVEVLLREKAQLHLRLKGLETEVAELRAQKENSGQQAENVQRIQIRQLTESQAALKSLEAERQSLRLQLERMESELHLSHEQNSQLTGRLHKAEREVNSLTCQIESLKHSHKLEVASVKLECTRSKGEVERERDTLQGQIDGLQADVEVLKAAVERHKEVLVEKEREIVRKVQSAREEEFRKTAVLHEEKLELENRLAALEQQRALQDAADHAQKEEWEERLRNTQHGEESARRELQNLRTKLQQQSSQLEELERQKADIADLQKQNQELGVQLGTLSHSESDLMETNQRLRETLDRVREELRTARAQAERSQHEAERLVEDRQVEWLEEKHKLQERDAELQQKYSQVKEKLQRAAVAQKKRKTQTENREKRLQDKIQLLEAKIEELQLEAAAAKKRSSFSEEQAQLSRRLKELQRRHNEFRRLLLGGQGPYSVGPAFLASSPTPFLLLGSEGPLSNIPEEQHQRELSLLRRRLEDLESAQQQQLEELGSLVQRDRDLTPQPDL; this is encoded by the exons ATGACCTCCTCCGCCCTCGGCCAGTCGGCCAATCTCGTCCCAAACCTGGAGCCTGGGATGGGgaagtctgcagccatgctgggGTTGTCCGCTGGGTTGGGGGGAGCAGAGATGGAGCTACAGAAGATGCTCATCGATGAGAGGATGAAGTGTGAAAACCACAGGACCAACTACCAGACACTGAAGGCTGAACACGCAAG cttgcAGGATGAATTCACCCGGGCTCAGGGTGAACTGAGACGCCTTCTGAGTGACAAACAGGCTCAGCAGGAGaaaatgcagctgctgctggctgagctCCGAGGAGAGCTGCTGGACAAAAccagggagctggaggagcttcGGCTGCAG GTGATGACCCCTCAGCGGCTTGAGCTGCTCAGAGCTCAGGTGCAACAGGAGATGGAGGCTCCAGTCAGAGAGAGGTTCAATAAACTGGAGGAG GAGACTGAGAAGTACAGGTCTGAGTACAACAAGCTGCGGTATGACTGCACCTTTCTCAAGTCTCAGCTGGACCACCAGAGGGAAGAACATGCTCGTAtactggaggagaggagcattCGCTATGAGGCAGAG ATTTCTCGTCTGGAGAAGGACAGGGAGGACCTGATGGCTCAGTACCAGAGTTCAGACCCACTGCGTGATGGGAAACGAGTGGAGGTTCTGCTGAGGGAGAAAGCCCAGCTCCACCTGCGGCTAAAGGGCCTGGAGACAGAGGTGGCTGAGCTTCGTGCCCAGAAAGAGAACTCGGGCCAGCAGGCCGAGAACGTCCAACGCATCCAAATCAGACAGCTAACAGAGTCTCAGGCTGCTTTGAAGTCTCTGGAG GCAGAGCGTCAGTCGCTGCGCCTGCAGCTGGAGCGGATGGAGAGCGAGCTTCATCTGAGCCATGAGCAGAACAGCCAGCTCACCGGGCGCCTGCACAAAGCTGAGAGAGAAGTTAATTCCCTCACCTGCCAG ATTGAAAGCCTGAAGCATTCACATAAACTAGAGGTGGCCAGCGTCAAACTGGAGTGTACCCGCTCTaaaggagaggtggagagggagagagacacactgcAGGGGCAGATTGACG GTCTGCAGGCGGATGTCGAGGTGTTGAAGGCTGCAGTGGAGCGACACAAGGAAGTCCTGGTGGAGAAGGAGCGGGAGATTGTCAGGAAGGTGCAGTCAGCCCGTGAAGAGGAGTTCCGCAAAACTGCAGTGTTGCATGAGGAAAA GTTGGAGTTGGAGAACCGTCTCGCTGCTCTGGAACAGCAGAGAGCGCTGCAGGACGCTGCAGACCACGCCCAgaaggaggagtgggaggagcgACTTCGCAACACCCAACATGGAGAGGAGTCAGCCCGCAGAGAGCTGCAGAACCTGAG AACTAAACTACAGCAGCAAAGCTCCCAGCTTGAGGAGcttgagagacagaaagcagacattGCCGACCTGCAGAAG CAGAACCAGGAACTGGGTGTCCAGCTGGGGACGCTGTCTCACTCTGAAAGCGACCTGATGGAGACCAACCAGCGACTGAGGGAAACTCTGGACAGAGTCAGGGAGGAGCTGAGGACAGCCCGAGCCCAGGCTGAGAGGAGCCAACACGAGGCCGAGAG GCTGGTGGAGGACCGGCAGGTGGAGTGGTTGGAGGAGAAGCACAAGCTGCAGGAGCGAgacgctgagctgcagcagaaatacTCTCAGGTCAAAGAGAAACTGCAGAGGGCAGCGGTGGCCCAGAAGAAG aggaaaacacagacagagaacagagagaagagactgCAGGATAAgatccagctgctggaggccaaGATTGAGGAACTGCAactggaagctgctgcagcaaagaa ACGTTCATCCTTCTCAGAGGAGCAAGCTCAACTCAGCAGAcggctgaaggagctgcagcgaCGACACAACGAGTTTCGACGCCTCCTCTTGGGCGGCCAGGGTCCCTACAGCGTCGGCCCCGCCTTCCTGGCCTCCTCACCCACGCCGTTCCTCCTCCTCGGGTCTGAGGGACCGTTGTCCAACATACCG gaggagcagcatcaGAGGGAGCTGTCTCTGCTTCGTCGCAGGCTGGAGGACCTGGAAAgcgcccagcagcagcagctggaggaacTGGGATCTCTGGTGCAGCGGGACCGGGACCTCACACCCCAGCCTGACCTCTAG